A window of Candidatus Bathyarchaeota archaeon contains these coding sequences:
- a CDS encoding geranylgeranylglyceryl/heptaprenylglyceryl phosphate synthase produces the protein MVGPVENYLLKRIQEEGAVHLTLIDPEKVTVSSASQLAKRVEVYKTTAIMVGGSTSTSTTHLNSIIKAIKRTVKIPIILFPNNITGISKYADAIWFMSLLNSVDPYFLMGAQVLGAPMVKKYGLEPLPLGYIIVGEGGTAGIVGRAIPIPYTKPELAAVHALAAQYFGMRFVYLEAGSGASQPVPSVMIKTVKHAISAPLIVGGGIRDSGQAKTAVAAGADIVVTGNITEEIGARSMFKKLVTTVKKNVV, from the coding sequence ATGGTCGGCCCTGTAGAAAATTATCTTCTTAAGCGTATTCAAGAAGAAGGTGCAGTTCATCTTACTTTGATTGACCCAGAAAAAGTTACAGTCTCTTCTGCTTCTCAACTAGCTAAAAGAGTAGAGGTATACAAAACAACAGCCATTATGGTAGGCGGCTCCACCTCCACTTCTACAACTCATCTAAACAGCATCATAAAGGCGATAAAACGTACAGTAAAAATTCCCATAATCTTGTTTCCAAACAATATAACCGGAATCAGCAAATATGCAGATGCAATCTGGTTCATGTCTCTTCTAAACTCCGTTGATCCTTATTTTCTTATGGGCGCTCAAGTTTTAGGCGCTCCTATGGTTAAAAAATACGGTTTAGAACCTCTTCCGCTTGGCTATATTATTGTAGGCGAAGGTGGTACCGCTGGAATTGTAGGAAGAGCCATTCCCATTCCCTACACGAAACCAGAGCTTGCCGCAGTACATGCGTTGGCGGCACAATATTTTGGCATGAGGTTTGTTTATTTGGAAGCGGGATCTGGAGCAAGCCAACCAGTTCCGTCGGTCATGATAAAGACTGTAAAACACGCCATTAGCGCTCCTTTAATTGTTGGAGGCGGAATTCGCGATAGTGGGCAGGCTAAAACTGCTGTTGCGGCCGGTGCAGACATAGTTGTGACTGGAAACATCACCGAAGAAATAGGCGCTAGAAGTATGTTTAAAAAACTCGTGACAACTGTCAAGAAGAACGTGGTTTAG